The Alosa alosa isolate M-15738 ecotype Scorff River chromosome 17, AALO_Geno_1.1, whole genome shotgun sequence genomic sequence CGACCTGGAGGTGTCAACATACGAATAAAACATTTAGCTCCACCGTTCTGGATCCATCTTTTGAAATACTAAAACGGCGTCTGGTCTTCGGAAGCTTTAGTTGCTTTTATAATAAATACAAGACTGACCAGGGAGAGAGCTACCCAACCTCGAGCCTCTCTTGTTGATTTCACACTGCACACAGGCGAGACCAGGAAATTTCGTCAATGTCAGCGACTCAATTCTTAAAGGGGCCGCATATCATCTCCCTAAAATTCCCAGCATTAAGCTAAGGGCAAGTTGACTGAGGATTGAAGGATCCTCAAGTAGACTAtcacaggggttcccaaacttttccacgacaaggccccccaaataccactaggttctggccaaggacccccttgatgtgttattaaacccatcgacaatactacggcaaatgtaaaaatacattaagctaatcctaattattattttagccacaagcacaagtgtttaaaaattgtatttggggctttctgctatatgagagctatcactctactattattcacagtcattatcatggaaaatataatgtccagATATGCGACACAATATTaaaatggcattgtataacaaccctcatagtaataagtatattttacatttttcaaatgtgtttatttgttccttttatttttccttccaacttgctgaggcccccctagcaccccctcgcggcctccgctttgaaaaccactggacTATCACACACACCTTTGACAGTCTAAGCCTATTACACGACTAGCCTACTAAAAACTTTGTAGACAGAATTTGAGACAGAAATAAATAGATCAGTAAAATGGACTGTTAGCATGGAAAAGTTCACTCCTATGCCATACTGATACTGCCATGGCCTTTCTGTTTTGTAAACATGGCTCAAAGGTGCAGTTCAAATGAAAATCATGTGAGTTAGCATCAATATGTTTCAGTTAAGTTGACAACAAACCGGCAGTTACAACTTTACAGACAACTTACAATTTAATTGGAAATAGATTCAACAATAAAACTTGTTAGCCTATTTCAGAAATTGTCTAATCCTGGCAGTTTCCAGTTTCTGAATAGGATTGATTGCAGGGAATTCATGAACTCTGAAACAGGTGTTTTTATATTGTCTGAATAAAGAATACACGGTAGGTTGGCTTAAGAGTGATATTTGACACTcaataaagtgaaatatttattaagttAGCCCACTAGAGTCAAGCAAATCATAGGTGTTGTAATGAATCCACattcaacatttcaggcatttTCTTTAAAACTTAGAATAGTACATACATATTATAATAGTATTGGAATCTAATGCCATCTGGACCAACATCTACCTACCATTAATCTGAAATGTATCTTTAATACATTTGCAACAGTTATTTTCACTCTAACATTGTTTCATCTTTGTGTCCTTACCGGCGCAATGTTTTTATTAGGCAGGCGTTTCTGGGTTTGAGTTCTTTTCTGTACTTGTGTTCTTGTGAACCGTAATAAAACATCATCAGTCACAGCAGAAGTACAGTTCCAATTCAAAAGTTCACATTTGTTATCATGAATGACATCACAATCAGAGAAGGATGATTTctttataattatttatttgcaaGAGAATAACAATTacaaataatcttgccatgcaAAATAATCTGTTTACTTCCACCTCGTCACAATAAAGATCAAACTAGAGCTGGTCTATGTTCCTTATATTCCTTCTGTCTAACATGGACTATTATCTCTAGAACATATTCATTAGCACTTAAGTGTGAAACTACATCATGTACAAAAGTGCTTCTATAGTGTTTTCCCTCATTACAATGTGATCAGACATTTAAGTAGATCTGGTTTAGAGCTAAGAGATATCCTTTCAAACATGgagcacaaacacaatcacCTAAAATAATATAAAGACTTGATCACCCACATACCTAAGAAATAAATGGCCATGCTCTTTCTCTAAAGCATACAACACCTCCATCTAGTGGTTACTATTTAATGTCCCACCACCAAGCATTTACCGGTACTATGCAATGGATTTATAGTAATGTGTAGGAAACTCGCATTTAGCAATGCATAGGAAACCTCATGCCCTCACGCCCTTTTTCTGAGCCAAAATTGGAGAAGAAAGTCATTGTCTTAAGTTGTTTTAAGTTGTGTCACTTTGATGAGATGAGATTCACTTCAACTACTGGATTCTGTAAGCAAAAACAAGGTGTTTTCACATAGAGATTTGTAAAAGTGTGTTAATTACACATCAATAAAAACATGGTATTAAAAACATTTCCTGTAACAATGCAAGAGGAATCACAGATTGTATGGTGCTATTAACCCTTCACCTTGGTAAAAAGGTACCAAGTCCAAGGGGAAATGTTTCAGTATACTGTCACCTACATACCTTTTTTACCCCGACTTCCTCCATCTTACATGTCAGGTTCTAAAAGAATGCAAAACAACTGTGAATTATGTATATGCTAAACATGACTGAAGAGGGATCCCTTGATTTCTCACAGAAATATATAATCTCTTATTGAGAAAAAGGATTTAGACCGGTTTCCTTTCTTCTAGGATAGTATGCGCAATCATTCTTTgccaaataacaaacaaaaataagctTTTAATTCTGCTTGCAAATGTGCAATATTCAATGAATGCTAAATGAAACAAATGAAAGGTATCAATACCCCAGGTGTAGTTCTTGACGTTGGTCATGTGTCTAACACGGCAAAcgtactcctcctccttctgtGGGTGGAAGGGCACATGCTTGGTGAGGTGGAACTGCCATCCTGACTCAAAGGCCAGGTCAGTTTGATTGGCATCTGGAATCTCCACCCCGTTCCTCAAGAGGGTGATAGTGATGTCAGGAGGGTGGAAGTCACTGACATGGCAGATCAGTGTGTTTTTTTCACCCAGTTTACCAGGATTGCGGCTGTACACCTGCACTTTAGGGGGAACTgaacagagacagacatagagagacATGAAACATTGACAAACATTCAAATCAACACTATGCTTACTTATATTTTATCATGTATTAAATGGGCCATTCTACAGAAACGTGCACTTTTCTGTCCCTAACCTTTACAGATTTGTAACACTGTTGTGTTGCacaatttgttttgtatttttaagcaaATTAAGTCCAGAGCATTTCATTAATCAGAAAATGTTACATTTATATCATGATTTTGTAGGAAGCTTTTAGTCAGTCACTGCTTACTGGTATGCCCTCCTTAACTTTTAAGGAAATTAAAGAAGGTAGAATACAAACGGATTCAATTACATAATATAGTGAGACTGACAACATGTTGTTTTATACCCTGTAGCAGCCATTTTGTTAAATGCAGTTTTTAATGAAATTGTCGCTGGTGTTAATATCACATCACCATAACACGAGGAACAACTTACCATTGAAAAAAGGAGTTAAGTCACACCAGTGACTTATAGATATTACATGTACACTTTGAATAAATGtattcattttaaaaataataatataaataataagcTGTCCCTTATGTGTATCCTTACAGCAAATGAGTTAAGTAATCATGTGGGCTAAGTTTCTGTAGAATTacccaaatatttatatttgtcTACAGGTCTGCACTGTCACCTACGATTTACCTGATGGCTACAGTATGTTTGGTCATCTATGGAGAATatcattagcctagaaatctatgTCAGGCTACCATTTCTAATCAATGAGCTTATCTTAACTGCCAACAGTCAAAACTCATAAGGTTACAGCCTAAGATTGCATAATGTTGCTTCATCTCATCTGCTTTGGGGACTTTCCAGTCTAATTTGATTCCTGCTGCTCTTTGCAAAATTAATGGGACATTGCGGAACTGAAGTTAGTCCCTGTAGGACTGATTCCCACAACAATctgaccaacaacaacaacgtatAGTTGTAGCAACTAAAATGTAGCATTATGTAACATAacgttatggttatgggatttggttATGGGAtacgtaaaaataaaaaaaagaagtcTGCGTTGCctgtaacgttaggctactagTTAGACCAACTCAAGCCAACTATTATTTGTAGTTGCTGCGCCGCCTGCGAATACCAACGTGTATGTTTCTTATTAGCCTACTTACATTGTTTCCCAAGAGCACAGCTGCCCAGGTAGAACAGGATAGCAAAGCAAAGAAAATATTTCATCCTTTTTCCGTCAAAGAGCGACACAAACTAAATTTCTTCAACTTGTCTGCCTTCGTCTTCTTGTTTGTCTGCCTTCGTCCGCGCGCAATGGATGCTACATCGAAAGCGAAAGTATTCTTTTCCTGTATGTTCCATAAGACACGCCTCGTTGTGTTTTTTTGCACCAATGGCAGGTAATGCAGAATGAGCTAGGCAGATTTCTCTTTGGGGCGTTTGTTTTCCGTTGTTTTCAACCGTTTTCAACATATTAGGCATCTGTTTATATTTTTCAGTCAACCATTGCATTATTTGATTTGATAACAATGTATTGTTGGTGGTAGGTTTTAAAAGCAGACTTTGTcatttgtaggctactcacTACACAGAAGAAACAAAATATTGTTCCTCATCAGTTTCAGGCAGTGGgtttaaaaaaactaaaaaaaaaaaagaggtacCTAAAAActaacactcacaaacacttgCTTGCTGTCTTCACTATCCTGTTCAGATGAATTTTCTGAACAGCCCCCCAAACCAGGAAGTGAAGCCGTAGGTCAGGACACTTTTGATGGTGCCTCTGTAGAATGTTGTGAGATAGTGGGGAGGCCTGCTTTCCTCAGCCTCCAGAGGGGATGGGCACTGAGGggggcccttttcatgtctgtgcccatgggcccagtggctcataatccATGGGTGCATGGTGTTTGCTTGCTCTCCTGAAATCTatcaccatctccttggtcttttcCACATTGACAGAGTTTATTGGATCTGCACCAGTCTGTCAGCTGCTTCAGCTCCATCCTGTACGCACTCAGATATACACACATTGTCAACCATATGAAGTTAGTGGGTATGGTTTTCCAACAGCCCTGAAGGAGTTTGTTTTTAAACTGAAGACAAAAACCAACAAGTCCCAAGCTCACATCTAAGGATATTCAAAGAAGTTATTTAAGGTCAAATAGTAGGTGGCCTTCCCATATTCAGTGCCCAGAGGGACCCAGGTTTGATTCCAATCTTGTTATCATTTCCCTGTgataccccccctctctctctatggtcCTAAATACAACAAAAAAGGCCAAAcaatatacaaaaaataaatcaataggTAAATCTGATAGACTAATCATCTATTGCCACATCTTAATCCACACACCTTAATTCAGGCACGTCTTTCAAGCCTGAATTCAGAGATGAAATGACTAGTGACACTTGTGACAGTGGTTGTTGTCTGAGCAAAAGTTGAGTCATACTATGGTGGTTTAGCAACGACAAATGAACCCCTGTATGAGCTTACTCAAAATGACAAACTGCCATCGGCTtggatatatacatatacacacacacgggcaattccgtgcaaaactgtcacatccataacgccaacacaatgccatggtatttagttgccaTTATagacgtgacagttttgtgtggaattgcccatacatgtgtgtgcgtgtgtgtgtatatatatactgtatgtctatggTCCCACCACTCAGGCAATAATAAAATCCACACACTCAGGCAAAAAGCACTTCCAAAAGACAGATTACAAgagattaaaaaagaaagaataattttattgcagttcAAGAAACAATTCTGTGCATAATAATAGTCAGATTACAAgagattaaaaaagaaagaataattTTATTGCAATTCAAGAAACAATTCTGTGCATAATAATAGTCAGTCATCAAAGCCAAAATAGCTCTTCCTTTTATCTTCTTACTTTGGCTTAGTACTTAATGGAACTGAACTAATTTTGAGAAATTTTGCATTAAACACTGCAAAAACATATACCAATCAGGGAATTTGTTTTCAGTAGCCTTGAAGACAAAATTAAATATAGTCATGGAATGTACAACACTAAgctaaaaaaataatctaaaagTCTGGCAATATTTGCGCACTTAAAACaatgtctgtaaaaaaaaaaaaaaaaatgaatatttgAGTTTGAAAAAACATATCTTGATTTAAACATGTAAGTGATGACCATTCCATTCTGATTGTCTGGAATGTAGGCAAAGTTTTTAAATCTATGAGAAGCCAATGCATATTCGCTTAAAAGTACCACTGTTCTGTAGTATTGGTGGAGATTGAGAAGTCCGTGCTAGATACAGGAAAGGTTAATTGTCTTCAAGGAAACACCAAGATGCAGAAACCCTGTGGGAAAAAAGAAATTCATAATGTTTTCACTTGTTCTCGATTATCTCATCCAAACTAAGATTGCAATTAAGGTTCCACAAAGATCGATACTAATCATCACAGGGCATATTTCAGTTTATTTGTATCTATTTTGATTTACTAAGCTATGAATCTATTTTTCTTCTATTCTATTGTAATATCAGACTTTACTCTACTCTGTATTTAAATCTAATCTGCAATGTACTCTGTTTCCATTTATCTttgttcctctctttccttgAAGGAAGGTAAGAACTGAGAACAGGAGAGTGTACAAACCCAGGGAGAAAATGAAAACTAATCTTACTTTCAATTCGATTTCGACTGTAGTTTATTAACtgatgtttttttatatattttttttttgtttcagttaaatatttatatttgttcACTACTAGTTTTACTTTTCGTTGATTATAACAACCCTGCTACAGAGTTAGATTGGTTTAAGCTAGTTTCTGATGAGGTTGTGTCAGGTGAAAATTTAATTTCTCTAGAGATCTACATTACTGTGCTTTTTCCAAGCAATATTGAATATCTTGAATTTcacctggggatcaataaagtatctatctatctatctatctattgctCTGAATTGACTTGTTAATGGTACACTTTGCAGGTTTAGATattttggcgactgtagagctccctctagtcacgatatatttatattttactctgctgttgtaaatagcaataTTCTTGTGACgtatcccccctgtacacaatgaaaatgattttgttgtggaggtaaaggattaacaacaggcaaaaactatctccaaagagctatatctactgacaagtaATGTTTCACGATACTCGCGAGATTTGCCGGGCCGCCattcttggaagttgcatggctggttttcgcGGTAGTGACTCGCTACGTCTAtactgtatagctatgctaagTGAACAatttgcctattacaagttcgtttaccatcaaatcggcttcgtaaaggtgaaaatcttagTATTTCTTAGTATCTTGGTAATCTTAGCATAGTGCACCTTTAACTTTCTGACATTCACATTTTGTTATGCACTAACAAACGGTTGTTTAAAACAGTACAAATAATCATTCAATACAAAATGGAATGAAATAACAGAATTGGTATGTTTGCACAGGTCTTCAATGTGACTCTGGACTACGTATGTGTTTATGCAAATGTGCATCGTCAGCATGTATAAAGGTCTTACTCTCAACATCTTTAAGCCATTTGTATTCactaacaaacaacaaaactgGACCACTTTTGACAGGTGCCATCCAATTATAATGTCTACTGAGTGGTATCTACCAATAACATGTGCAATTGTGCAAGGTTGTTACAAACTTACCAATAGACTACGGAATCAGTGTGTAGCCTTCTTCACAGCTCACATGTCAGGCTCTGTCCAAAGCAGAAAAGAGCACTTCAGAAATAGTTCTCTAACAAATCGTAACTCTAATGAATCTCTAGTAAATCTTTTAGatgataaatatttttttacgatTCATTATAAAAGGTAAGTCTAAAAATTGAAAACGGTCAAACTCACCCCAGAAGTAACTCTTGGTTTCAGCCATGTGTCTGACCTTGCAGACGTACGACTCCCCTTTCTTTGGTTGAAACTTGACATGCTTGGTGAGGTGGAACTGCCAACCGGACTCAAAGGCCAGGTCAGTTTGCTGGGCATTTGGAATCTCCACCCCATCCTTCAGAAgggtgatggtgatgtcaggagGGTGGAAGCCACTGACATGGCAGATCAGGGTGTTTTCGTTGGTATCATCCAGCTTGCCAGGGTTACGGCTATATACCTGCACCTTTGGCTTGgctggagggagagaaatgagcATGATAATATGTGAATCTCTACAGCAACAAAAGGAGTGACAAAAATACCCTGAACATGACCCCCAATTGTTATGATTGACAGCACATTTAAGACTGTGATTATCACCCTGACTGCAGATCTTGATTATCAACAGTCACCAAGCAGGAAATACAGCTCAATAACACAACATGGCAGGGGAATGCCACTGGGCTGGGTGTTTTGTACTGCAATACCTCTTTGTTGTTAATTATATTGGATTAAAAATAAACTATGGCTGAATGACATAATATCATTCTAAAGGTACACGCACCACGTGATTTGGGGGATGTGCCAACATATCACTAAGATTTCTAAAGTAACCTAAACCAAGACCTAAACGGAAATAATCCTTCACAATGTAACAGTATCATAAAGCTATGACTGAGAGTCACATGCTCTTAGTGTGGGCTAACTTTGAGGATGGACAATTTCAACTAATTTCCGTACTAACATTAAATAATTCGTGTAACATTAAAGTCTGGCCTAAATAAGGAAAGACGAAATAAATATAAACGATCACAACTTACATATTTTCCCGTGTGCCATAACGGCGATAAGGGCAAATACCAGGGCAAAAAATGCTGCTTTCATGATGAAAAAAATGAAGTCTCCCTTTTTCGTGAAATTGTTCAGAGCTCAGACGACGGTCTTCGCGCAGCTTCAAGTGACTGTCTTATCTAAAGCGAAAGCAATGTTGGGGTTTGATAAAGATGATATCGCCCCTCCCATCCCAATATTCACAGCCAATCACAAAATATAACCATCTTGTTGCTAAGTAAAGGCAGGTCTTTGGGGTTAATTTTGACTAGGTCAAAATGGCCGTTAGCCTAGAACCAGACAGACGACTTCAGAAAGTGGAAATACCCTGGAGTTCCATAATGCGCAGCACCTGAAGGCCGTGGACAGTGCATGAGTTTATAACCCAATAGATCGTTTAAGTGTTTGACCTCAACACTTCTTGaataacaagtagcctatgattTGTGTCTACATTTTTAAATAAGACATAATTGCTGTAGGCCATACTGCCACATCTTGATGATGGGCTACAAGGAGGTAGGTCAATTCTAGtgcaaaacaaagaaacaaaacataTGTAATAGCCTAGCTATACACAAAAAGTAGAAACATGATGAGTCCATGCACTCACAAATAGCCAGAGTGCAAGTGTATCATGGCCTTATGTGAAGGAACAGCCAAGACTTGTAAGTTGTAACCCTTTAGTGAATTTAGAACTTTCTAACAAAAAAATCCATTCTGCAACCATTCAATGTTCTAAAATCCCATGTTGatttcaatgaacccagatattctttagaacttTAATATTCAAACATTTTCATGGTAGGCTATGCATAATCTTATTACACTGGCCTGGTAATGCAGCAGGCCTTGACGAAGCCTGCTGCAGTGGCAGAGCTAGATGGGGACACTGGGTAGGCCTGCCTATGTTATAAGATTTGCATCAAAATGTtcacactttttaaatatatataaaaaagaactTGAACGAGAATACAATTCACTGAAGCAATTCATGTCATGTCAAAagtaaaactaaataaaaagtaaaactaAAACTTAGgcctatgtaaagcgaccttgggtttaaaaaaaggcgctatataaaataaacttattattattaaaacatgcaaacaaatgaaaaatattaATGTAAAATATTACTTTTCTACTTTTTGGTTAATATGTCCTTTACAAATCCCtgtgatcaaacttttgccttTGTGGCTTGTGTGCAGTTATAAACAAAACTCACGTGACTTATGTGGTTATTCAG encodes the following:
- the LOC125310385 gene encoding beta-2-microglobulin-like, producing MKYFLCFAILFYLGSCALGKQFPPKVQVYSRNPGKLGEKNTLICHVSDFHPPDITITLLRNGVEIPDANQTDLAFESGWQFHLTKHVPFHPQKEEEYVCRVRHMTNVKNYTWEPDM
- the LOC125310386 gene encoding beta-2-microglobulin-like; translation: MKAAFFALVFALIAVMAHGKISKPKVQVYSRNPGKLDDTNENTLICHVSGFHPPDITITLLKDGVEIPNAQQTDLAFESGWQFHLTKHVKFQPKKGESYVCKVRHMAETKSYFWEPDM